A region from the Salvia hispanica cultivar TCC Black 2014 unplaced genomic scaffold, UniMelb_Shisp_WGS_1.0 HiC_scaffold_1353, whole genome shotgun sequence genome encodes:
- the LOC125198304 gene encoding protein ECERIFERUM 26-like: MVSSPITEGLIYDKKLSSVGPAYATDPDLVHEPGNLDLAMKLHYLRGIYYFERQAFEGLRILAIKEPMFDWLNKYPVTSGRFRRAESGRAYIKCNDCGVRFLEAKCDKTLEEWFQIRDASLEKLLVSNQIIGPELGFSPLVLIQLTKFKCGGTSMGLSWAHVLGDAFSAAEFLNMLGRLVAGQDLGPPFGLAQSLTKSVISNDLPKVVEDPIAVKRVEPVGDNWLTPTKFKLEPFYFDVTPTQLAHLQSKVGPKFGPFEAISAITWKCIAKIRGQEMGPNVVTICKKSEKENKVYGMLGNTQVVSVVKADFPIVDAEPSVLAKLMREEAFDIRDKINEAMERENGVVDYVVYGANLTFVNLEDAKFYDFEYRGQKPVRVSYRVDGVGDEGAVLVLPGPNEGEGRAVVAILPEEEIGGLEAELKKEGLIA, encoded by the exons atggtgtcTTCTCCCATTACTGAAGGCCTCATATACGATAAAAAACTATCCTCGGTCGGGCCGGCCTATGCGACCGACCCGGACTTAGTGCACGAGCCCGGCAACTTGGACTTAGCCATGAAGCTCCACTACCTAAGAGGAATCTACTACTTTGAGAGGCAAGCTTTTGAGGGTTTGAGAATCCTTGCCATCAAGGAGCCCATGTTTGACTGGCTTAACAAGTACCCGGTCACGTCGGGGCGCTTTCGCCGGGCCGAATCGGGCCGGGcctatataaaatgcaatgaTTGTGGGGTGAGATTTCTTGAGGCCAAATGTGACAAAACTCTAGAGGAATGGTTTCAAATTCGGGATGCATCTCTTGAGAAGCTCCTTGTTTCCAACCAAATCATTGGGCCCGAACTTGGATTTTCACCTCTCGTTCTTATTCAG TTAACCAAATTTAAATGTGGCGGAACTTCAATGGGCTTAAGCTGGGCCCATGTTCTCGGCGATGCATTCTCCGCCGCAGAGTTTCTAAACATGTTGGGCCGCCTTGTTGCTGGACAAGATCTGGGCCCTCCATTCGGCTTGGCCCAATCTCTCACAAAATCAGTGATCTCCAACGACCTGCCAAAAGTCGTGGAAGATCCGATCGCGGTCAAACGGGTCGAACCGGTTGGTGATAATTGGCTGACAcccacaaaattcaaattagagCCATTCTATTTTGATGTCACCCCAACACAATTGGCCCATCTCCAATCAAAAGTAGGCCCTAAATTTGGCCCATTTGAGGCCATCTCAGCTATCACTTGGAAATGCATTGCCAAAATTAGGGGCCAAGAAATGGGCCCAAATGTTGTGACAATATGCAAGAAAAGTGAAAAGGAGAACAAGGTTTATGGCATGTTGGGTAACACACAAGTTGTGAGTGTGGTGAAGGCTGATTTCCCCATAGTGGATGCTGAGCCTAGTGTGTTAGCTAAACTGATGAGAGAGGAGGCCTTTGATATAagagataaaattaatgaggctatggagagagaaaatggagtGGTTGATTATGTGGTTTATGGGGCCAATTTGACATTTGTGAACCTTGAAGATgccaaattttatgattttgagtatAGGGGGCAAAAGCCGGTCCGTGTTAGCTACCGGGTTGATGGAGTGGGCGACGAGGGGGCGGTGTTGGTGCTTCCGGGACCGAACGAGGGCGAAGGGAGGGCGGTGGTGGCTATCTTGCCGGAGGAAGAAATAGGAGGGCTTGAAGCGGAGTTGAAAAAGGAAGGGCTTATTGCATga
- the LOC125198306 gene encoding chaperone protein dnaJ 20, chloroplastic-like, translating to MSSTHIAHPLPTNRFSFPRSTRPHHHHPPHSISFRSRPAPLHIRSALNATVSETAAAMTLYDLLGIPETGSLLEIKQAYKQLARKYHPDVSPPELVEEHTQRFIQVQEAYETLSDPRRRALYDHHVASGLHLAFAARRNGRFDEEMEDRGEWKDRWQSQLSELKRRSVQKENADGMSWGARMRRERNGV from the exons ATGAGCAGCACTCACATAGCTCACCCGCTCCCCACAAACCGCTTCTCCTTCCCCCGCTCCACCCGCCCCCATCACCACCACCCGCCCCATTCCATCTCCTTCCGCTCCCGCCCCGCCCCGCTCCACATCCGATCCGCGCTCAACGCCACCGTCTCCGAAACCGCCGCCGCCATGACTCTCTACGACCTTCTCGGCATACCGGAGACCGGCTCCCTGCTCGAGATCAAGCAGGCCTACAAGCAGCTGGCGCGGAAGTACCACCCCGACGTCTCTCCGCCCGAATTGGTGGAGGAGCACACGCAGCGCTTCATTCAGGTGCAGGAGGCCTACGAGACGCTCTCGGATCCTCGCCGCCGGGCGCTGTACGACCACCACGTCGCCTCCGGGCTCCACCTCGCCTTCGCCGCCCGCCGCAACGGCAGATTCGATGAG GAAATGGAGGACAGAGGCGAGTGGAAGGATCGGTGGCAGTCTCAGTTGTCAGAGCTCAAGAGAAGAAGCGTGCAAAAGGAGAATGCCGATGGCATGTCATGGGGTGCAAGGATGCGCAGAGAGAGGAACGGAGTATAG